A DNA window from Dunckerocampus dactyliophorus isolate RoL2022-P2 chromosome 17, RoL_Ddac_1.1, whole genome shotgun sequence contains the following coding sequences:
- the galt gene encoding galactose-1-phosphate uridylyltransferase isoform X6, whose product MNKGESFPPLKPGKTHMKASFTRKVMCFHPWSDVTLPLMKKEEVVKVIDKWAELAEQLGATYPWVQIFENKGAMMGCSNPHPHCQVWASNFLPNEPALSDRCQRAFYEKHKEPLLLQYAKQETEKKERLVVMNADWLAVVPYWATWPYQLLLLPRRHVLRISDLTTEERGSLADIMKQLLTKYDNLFESSFPYSMGWHGAPTGPHLKEDNSHWQLHAHYYPPLLRSATVRKFMVGYEMLAQEQRDLTPEQAAEKLRNLPNEHYKSRQEQGEDSFLAPLHL is encoded by the exons ATGAATAAAGGAGAAAGTTTCCCTCCTCTCAAACCTGGGAAAACACATATGAAAGCATCCTTCACACG TAAGGTCATGTGTTTCCATCCCTGGTCTGATGTCACACTCCCCCTCATGAAAAAAGAAGAGGTTGTCAAGGTAATTGACAAGTGGGCGGAGCTTGCAGAACAACTAGGTGCCACTTACCCCTGGGTTCAG atatttgaaaataaaggaGCTATGATGGGTTGTTCCAATCCACATCCTCACTGTCAG GTATGGGCGAGCAACTTCTTGCCAAATGAGCCAGCGCTGTCAGATCGCTGTCAGAGAGCGTTCTACGAGAAACACAAAGAGCCGCTGCTGCTGCAATATGCCAAGCAAGAAACTGAGAAAAAG GAGCGGTTGGTGGTGATGAACGCTGACTGGCTGGCAGTGGTTCCTTATTGGGCAACGTGGCCCTACCAGCTGCTACTGTTACCTCGGCGACATGTCCTCAGAATCAGTGATCTGACCACAGAGGAGAGGGGAA GTCTGGCTGACATTATGAAGCAACTGCTGACGAAGTACGACAATCTGTTCGAGTCATCCTTTCCCTACAGTATGGGCTGGCATG GAGCTCCGACTGGGCCACACTTAAAGGAAGACAACTCCCACTGGCAGCTACACGCTCACTACTACCCTCCTCTGCTGCGCTCGGCCACAGTGAGGAAGTTCATGGTGGGCTATGAGATGCTCGCCCAGGAGCAGAGAGACCTCACTCCTGAACAG GCTGCAGAGAAGTTACGGAATCTACCAAATGAGCACTATAAAAGCAGACAAGAACAAGGAGAAG